From the Pseudoalteromonas tunicata genome, one window contains:
- a CDS encoding CPBP family intramembrane glutamic endopeptidase, which produces MFLIEQLTNLAVPYSVLLIAMAITVFKPKYWFFAMLTTLILGYLYQTIQLIGMVYLGVAFAVSFWQQKSSGVLQHVLRFIIIVFCIALAIHQIPGFNNLPVIVNSQKGPLSMPFTLYLNWDKPFILFLLLGLFPTLFERLNPQLPAWLKQKTAQSLLFLFIPVVIFGLAMAANLITWELRLPNWWWLFALNNLILTCVVEEVFFRGFILKSLTEKAPAVLALLISSILFGAAHFAGGADYMLVATCAGALYGLVYLISGQLRYAIFAHFSINFIHLAFFTYPMLNHTL; this is translated from the coding sequence ATGTTTTTAATCGAACAACTCACTAACCTAGCAGTCCCTTACTCTGTTTTACTTATTGCGATGGCGATCACGGTGTTTAAGCCTAAGTACTGGTTTTTCGCAATGTTAACGACCTTGATTTTGGGCTATCTGTATCAAACGATCCAACTGATCGGCATGGTCTATTTGGGAGTCGCTTTTGCAGTGAGTTTTTGGCAACAAAAATCCTCTGGCGTTTTACAACATGTGCTACGTTTTATCATCATCGTTTTTTGTATTGCATTGGCAATTCACCAAATTCCAGGATTTAATAATTTACCAGTTATCGTCAACAGTCAAAAAGGGCCATTAAGCATGCCCTTTACGCTCTATTTAAACTGGGATAAACCCTTTATCTTATTTTTATTGCTCGGGTTATTTCCCACATTATTTGAACGTTTAAATCCTCAATTGCCAGCTTGGCTTAAACAAAAAACAGCGCAATCCCTGCTATTTTTATTTATTCCAGTGGTTATTTTTGGGCTTGCGATGGCTGCTAATTTAATTACTTGGGAATTGAGATTACCTAATTGGTGGTGGTTATTTGCGTTAAATAACCTTATTTTGACTTGTGTGGTGGAGGAGGTATTCTTTCGCGGTTTTATTTTAAAATCGCTGACAGAAAAAGCCCCTGCTGTGCTGGCGTTGCTTATCAGTAGTATCTTATTTGGTGCGGCACATTTTGCAGGTGGTGCAGACTACATGCTTGTTGCAACTTGCGCAGGAGCCTTATACGGGCTGGTGTATTTAATTTCAGGCCAATTACGCTATGCTATTTTTGCACATTTTTCCATTAACTTCATACACCTAGCCTTTTTTACTTACCCTATGCTTAATCATACGCTTTAA
- a CDS encoding SMP-30/gluconolactonase/LRE family protein encodes MKPFFKNYLALSVSAMLVSPIFSAMAIDSVDFVPDQTFTQGVEGPVFGTDNRLYAVNFKEEGTIGVVSAQGQAELFVTLPKGSTGNGLQFDSQNNLYVADYSGHNILKIAANSQTVSVFAHNSLFNQPNDIAITASGVLFASDPNWAQSTGQLWRINTDGTSRLLEAHMGTTNGIAVSTDQTRLYVNESIQRKVWVYDLDAEHQLSNKRLFIEFDDHGLDGMRTDKSGNLYIARYGSGTVIKVSPDGKIIKTFQLKGQFPTNVALNKAQDRLYVTMQKRGAIEVVTL; translated from the coding sequence GTGAAACCTTTTTTTAAAAACTATTTAGCTTTATCTGTTAGTGCAATGCTTGTTTCTCCCATATTCTCAGCAATGGCGATTGATAGCGTGGATTTTGTCCCTGATCAAACCTTTACCCAAGGTGTTGAAGGGCCGGTGTTTGGCACAGATAATCGCTTATATGCGGTTAATTTTAAAGAAGAGGGCACCATAGGCGTAGTCAGCGCGCAAGGCCAAGCCGAATTATTTGTCACTTTGCCAAAAGGGAGTACAGGTAATGGCTTGCAGTTTGATAGCCAAAATAACCTGTATGTTGCTGATTACAGTGGCCATAATATTTTAAAAATTGCTGCTAATAGCCAAACAGTGAGTGTATTTGCTCATAATAGTCTTTTTAATCAACCAAATGACATCGCTATCACTGCTTCGGGGGTTTTATTTGCCAGTGATCCAAATTGGGCGCAAAGCACAGGCCAGTTATGGCGTATTAATACCGATGGCACTAGTCGTTTATTAGAAGCGCATATGGGTACGACCAATGGGATAGCTGTCAGTACAGATCAAACTCGGTTATACGTGAATGAAAGTATTCAGCGTAAAGTTTGGGTCTATGATTTAGATGCAGAGCATCAACTTAGTAATAAACGTCTGTTTATAGAGTTCGATGATCATGGTTTAGACGGAATGCGCACTGATAAATCAGGGAATTTGTACATAGCGCGTTATGGCAGCGGTACAGTTATAAAAGTGTCACCGGATGGGAAAATAATTAAAACCTTTCAATTAAAAGGTCAGTTTCCAACCAATGTTGCTTTAAATAAAGCACAAGACCGTTTGTATGTAACAATGCAAAAGCGTGGCGCAATTGAGGTCGTTACCCTTTAA
- the arfA gene encoding ribosome alternative rescue factor ArfA yields the protein MKKNKQHKPNKIELGRGQINDNALAALVTSKLFKLQVVKAKKGKGSFARKAKHQGQEPYLMVA from the coding sequence ATGAAAAAGAATAAGCAACATAAGCCAAATAAAATTGAGCTTGGAAGAGGGCAGATTAACGATAATGCATTAGCCGCATTAGTGACTTCTAAATTATTTAAGTTACAAGTAGTTAAAGCTAAAAAAGGCAAAGGATCATTTGCACGTAAAGCAAAACATCAAGGCCAAGAGCCTTATTTAATGGTCGCTTAA
- a CDS encoding bifunctional 4-hydroxy-2-oxoglutarate aldolase/2-dehydro-3-deoxy-phosphogluconate aldolase: MSIENILRSAPVVPVVVIDNLDDAVPLAQALYNGGLRALEITLRTPVAAQAVKLMKQALPDAYVGTGTVINRETFEASIEAGADFMVSPGVNDELLALAANCDTPFLPGAATPSEVMKLAAHGFKFLKFFPAEAAGGTAMLKSIHGPLPQVKFCPTGGISLATAPNYLALPNVVCVGGTWMLDKTLIANKDWSAIETLARQAYELNR, translated from the coding sequence ATGAGTATTGAAAATATTTTACGTTCAGCACCTGTTGTACCTGTTGTTGTAATTGATAATTTGGATGATGCAGTGCCTTTGGCTCAAGCATTATACAACGGCGGCCTACGTGCCTTAGAAATTACCTTGCGTACACCTGTTGCAGCGCAAGCAGTTAAACTAATGAAACAAGCTTTGCCCGATGCTTATGTGGGTACTGGTACAGTGATTAACCGTGAAACATTTGAAGCGTCGATCGAAGCGGGCGCTGATTTTATGGTTAGTCCTGGTGTAAATGATGAATTATTAGCACTTGCTGCCAATTGCGATACGCCTTTTTTACCTGGAGCGGCAACACCTAGCGAAGTCATGAAACTTGCTGCGCACGGATTTAAATTTTTAAAGTTTTTCCCGGCAGAAGCTGCAGGGGGAACTGCTATGTTGAAGTCAATCCATGGCCCATTACCACAAGTTAAATTTTGCCCAACAGGTGGCATAAGTTTAGCAACAGCACCAAATTATTTAGCTTTGCCTAACGTTGTATGTGTAGGTGGCACATGGATGTTAGATAAAACCTTAATTGCAAACAAAGATTGGTCTGCAATTGAAACACTTGCGCGTCAAGCTTACGAATTAAATAGATAA
- the gap gene encoding type I glyceraldehyde-3-phosphate dehydrogenase produces MIRVAINGYGRIGRNVLRALYESGRQNEIKIVAINDLAPANVNAHLTQFDSVHGRFGFPVTLAENAMIVADDSIVLTQERDPANLPWQALNVDIVLECTGLFTTRESAGKHLTAGAKRVIVSAPGTDMDATVVHGVNSDVLTPECHIISNASCTTNCLAPIAKILNDAIGIEQGSMTTIHAYTNDQNLSDVYHPDLYRARSATQSMIPTKTGAAKAVGLVLPELAGKLDGMAVRVPTINVSLVDLTFIAKRETTAAEVNAAIKGFAEGAMADILEYNELPLVSIDFNHNPASSIFDATQTKVDGKLVKVMAWYDNEWGFSNRMLDQVTTLAKLMN; encoded by the coding sequence ATGATTAGAGTAGCAATTAATGGTTATGGCCGAATTGGTCGCAATGTATTGCGTGCATTATATGAGTCAGGTCGTCAAAACGAGATTAAAATCGTTGCAATTAATGATTTAGCACCTGCAAATGTTAACGCGCATTTAACCCAATTTGACTCAGTACATGGTCGTTTTGGTTTTCCTGTGACATTAGCTGAAAATGCAATGATAGTTGCAGATGATTCAATCGTTTTAACGCAAGAGCGCGATCCGGCGAATTTACCATGGCAAGCGCTTAATGTTGATATCGTTTTAGAGTGTACAGGCTTGTTCACCACGCGTGAATCTGCGGGTAAACATCTTACTGCGGGTGCAAAACGTGTTATCGTTTCAGCGCCAGGCACAGATATGGATGCAACCGTTGTACACGGTGTTAACTCAGACGTATTAACACCTGAGTGTCATATTATTTCTAATGCATCGTGCACTACAAACTGTTTAGCGCCAATTGCAAAAATCCTTAATGATGCCATTGGTATTGAGCAAGGTAGCATGACCACTATTCATGCCTATACAAACGATCAGAATTTATCTGATGTTTATCACCCTGATTTATATCGTGCTCGTAGTGCAACACAATCAATGATCCCAACAAAAACCGGCGCGGCAAAAGCTGTTGGTTTAGTATTACCAGAACTTGCTGGTAAGCTTGATGGCATGGCGGTGCGTGTACCAACGATTAATGTTTCTTTGGTTGATTTAACCTTTATCGCAAAGCGTGAAACCACCGCTGCGGAAGTGAACGCTGCCATTAAAGGTTTTGCCGAAGGCGCAATGGCTGATATTTTGGAATACAACGAGTTACCGTTGGTTTCAATCGATTTTAACCACAATCCAGCTTCATCAATTTTTGATGCAACGCAAACAAAAGTTGATGGTAAATTAGTGAAAGTGATGGCTTGGTACGATAACGAATGGGGTTTTTCAAACCGCATGTTAGATCAAGTAACGACACTTGCTAAATTAATGAATTAA
- the hemH gene encoding ferrochelatase, giving the protein MSRFSAITDNPHEQRFNQKTGILLTNLGSPDAPTTPAVRRYLAEFLSDPRIVEIPRLVWLMILHGIILRVRPKRSAKLYQGIWTENGSPLTHITKQQQQKLQQVLNANHCEHAEVVMAMRYGNPSIEAGLEQLRNKGITKIIVLPLYPQYSSPTTGSTFDAVATVLKKWRWVPELHFINGYHKQASYITSLANSITEDLAQNGTPERLVFSYHGMPKRFLDHGDPYHCFCQQTTRLVMEKMGLDKELAITTFQSRFGKAEWLKPYTDATLEELPSQGFKNIAIVSPAFSADCLETLEELEVENREIFIDAGGEQYRYIPALNDRDDHIEAMFDLVKPML; this is encoded by the coding sequence GTGTCTCGATTTTCTGCTATTACCGATAACCCCCATGAACAGCGTTTTAATCAAAAAACGGGCATTTTACTAACAAATTTAGGTAGCCCTGATGCGCCTACCACGCCTGCGGTTAGGCGTTATTTAGCTGAGTTTTTGTCTGATCCCCGAATTGTAGAAATCCCAAGACTAGTTTGGTTGATGATTTTACACGGCATCATTTTGCGGGTGCGGCCAAAACGTTCAGCCAAACTTTATCAAGGTATTTGGACTGAAAATGGCTCACCACTGACGCATATAACCAAACAACAGCAACAAAAACTGCAACAGGTGCTTAATGCGAATCATTGTGAGCATGCCGAAGTCGTAATGGCGATGCGTTATGGTAATCCATCGATTGAAGCCGGTTTAGAGCAACTGCGAAACAAAGGGATCACTAAAATTATTGTATTGCCGCTTTATCCGCAGTACAGCAGCCCAACCACAGGTTCAACGTTTGATGCTGTGGCTACGGTTTTAAAAAAATGGCGTTGGGTGCCTGAACTTCACTTTATTAACGGCTACCACAAACAAGCCAGCTACATTACTTCTTTAGCGAATAGTATCACTGAAGATTTAGCTCAAAACGGCACACCTGAACGACTTGTCTTTTCATACCACGGTATGCCAAAACGCTTTTTGGATCATGGCGACCCATATCATTGTTTTTGCCAGCAGACTACCCGCTTGGTAATGGAAAAAATGGGGCTAGATAAAGAGTTGGCTATCACCACTTTCCAAAGTCGCTTTGGTAAAGCAGAATGGCTAAAACCTTACACAGATGCAACACTTGAAGAGCTGCCAAGCCAAGGCTTTAAAAACATTGCGATTGTAAGCCCTGCTTTTAGTGCCGATTGCCTTGAAACACTTGAAGAGCTTGAAGTCGAAAATCGCGAAATTTTCATTGATGCCGGTGGTGAGCAGTATCGTTATATCCCAGCTTTAAATGATAGAGACGATCATATTGAAGCAATGTTTGATTTAGTCAAACCTATGCTGTAA
- the edd gene encoding phosphogluconate dehydratase produces the protein MLHPRIQEVTERVILRSKATRDAYMARINYAKSQTRVRAGLGCGNLAHVMAACSKDEKDLLKDDIQPNLAIINSYNDMLSAHVPYKDYPDLIKNIAKKYNSTAQVAGGVPAMCDGVTQGRDGMELSLFSRDVIAMSTAISLSHDVFDGVFCLGVCDKIVPGLLIGALSFGHLPTMFLPAGPMQSGLPNKEKARVRQQFAQGKVGREELLAAESASYHSAGTCTFYGTANSNQMLMEIMGLHLPGSSFVNPYTDLREGLTAHAVQTMLEQLIDSKNAPCLAEVISEKTIINGLVGLLATGGSTNHAIHLVAIAKAAGVELTWKDMSDLSEVVPLLARIYPNGHADVNHFQAAGGMGYLMRELRSAGFLHNDVKTILGEGLDAYTTEPMIASDSSLIMTTEQGPAKIKWVDCPADSLDPEVLRSVSDAFSPQGGLQLLTGNLGQAVIKVSAVAKEHQVVTAPAKVFDSQSGLQAAFARGELETDFIAVIKEQGPKAKGMPELHKLTPIMASQQDKGFKVAIVTDGRMSGASGKVPAAIHLAPEAIEGGVIAKIREGDLITLDAPNGSLIVHVGEAELAAREAQFSVQTNTFGTGRELFAGFRNTVSSADLGASAFGLIYPENK, from the coding sequence ATGCTGCATCCTCGTATTCAAGAAGTTACTGAACGTGTCATTCTCCGAAGCAAAGCGACTCGCGACGCCTATATGGCCAGAATTAATTACGCTAAATCCCAAACACGAGTTAGAGCCGGTTTAGGATGTGGCAATCTTGCTCATGTCATGGCAGCATGCAGCAAAGACGAAAAAGATTTATTAAAAGACGATATTCAACCAAACCTTGCCATCATCAATTCATACAACGACATGCTTTCTGCGCATGTACCTTACAAAGATTACCCAGATTTAATTAAAAATATCGCCAAAAAATATAATTCAACTGCACAAGTCGCAGGCGGTGTGCCAGCAATGTGTGACGGCGTTACGCAAGGTCGTGACGGTATGGAGTTATCATTGTTTTCACGTGATGTGATTGCCATGTCGACTGCAATCTCGTTATCACACGATGTATTTGATGGTGTGTTTTGTTTAGGCGTGTGTGACAAAATTGTACCAGGCCTATTGATTGGCGCGTTATCGTTTGGCCATTTACCTACCATGTTTTTACCTGCAGGCCCAATGCAGTCGGGTTTACCAAATAAAGAAAAAGCGCGTGTAAGACAACAATTTGCGCAAGGTAAAGTAGGTCGTGAAGAGTTGTTAGCGGCAGAAAGTGCGTCGTATCACAGTGCAGGTACTTGTACTTTCTACGGTACAGCTAACAGTAATCAAATGCTGATGGAAATTATGGGTCTGCATTTGCCAGGTAGCTCATTTGTTAATCCATATACAGATTTGCGTGAGGGCTTAACAGCGCACGCAGTTCAAACCATGCTTGAGCAACTCATAGACTCAAAAAATGCACCATGCTTAGCCGAAGTTATATCTGAAAAAACCATTATCAATGGCTTAGTTGGTTTACTTGCAACGGGTGGTTCAACTAATCATGCCATTCACTTGGTGGCGATTGCAAAAGCAGCGGGCGTTGAGCTGACTTGGAAAGACATGTCAGATTTATCGGAAGTAGTCCCACTGCTTGCGCGCATTTATCCTAATGGTCATGCAGATGTAAATCACTTCCAAGCGGCGGGTGGTATGGGTTATTTAATGCGTGAACTACGTTCGGCTGGTTTTTTACATAACGATGTTAAAACAATTTTAGGTGAAGGGCTTGATGCTTACACCACAGAGCCAATGATTGCATCTGATAGCAGCTTAATTATGACGACTGAGCAAGGTCCTGCGAAAATAAAATGGGTAGATTGCCCAGCAGATTCGCTCGATCCTGAAGTACTTCGTTCAGTTTCTGACGCATTTAGCCCACAAGGTGGTTTGCAGCTATTAACAGGCAATTTAGGGCAAGCAGTAATTAAAGTCTCAGCGGTTGCCAAAGAGCATCAAGTTGTTACCGCACCTGCCAAAGTATTTGATTCACAATCAGGTTTACAAGCTGCGTTTGCACGCGGTGAACTAGAAACTGATTTCATTGCGGTTATTAAAGAGCAAGGTCCAAAAGCTAAAGGCATGCCTGAGCTGCACAAATTAACGCCAATTATGGCCTCGCAACAAGATAAAGGTTTTAAGGTGGCCATTGTGACTGACGGACGTATGTCGGGCGCATCAGGCAAAGTACCAGCTGCCATTCACTTAGCACCAGAGGCCATAGAAGGTGGTGTGATTGCTAAAATCCGTGAAGGCGATTTAATTACCTTAGATGCACCAAATGGTTCATTAATTGTACATGTTGGTGAGGCAGAATTAGCAGCGCGTGAAGCTCAATTTAGTGTGCAAACGAATACGTTTGGCACTGGACGTGAGTTATTTGCCGGTTTTAGAAATACAGTGAGTAGCGCAGACCTTGGTGCCAGTGCATTTGGTTTGATTTACCCAGAAAACAAATAA
- a CDS encoding GNAT family N-acetyltransferase, with amino-acid sequence MPLSSSQTNNVTITPSSRLKFSFMTAADANLLYELDQDPAVMQYLTGGTTTSLTDIHTVFLPRLAKYADQQQGFGLWQVRLIETDEFLGWVLVRPMDFFSEHPQYQNLELGWRFKQVFWGKGYASEAASAVLNALAVQRGISQFSATALAENLGSIAVMKKLGMQCVKHYVHQDQFGDHQAVYYSVILGDAK; translated from the coding sequence ATGCCTTTATCCTCATCGCAGACAAATAATGTCACTATTACACCAAGCAGTCGTTTAAAATTTTCATTTATGACTGCTGCTGATGCCAATTTATTGTATGAGCTCGATCAAGATCCCGCTGTAATGCAATATTTAACAGGAGGTACGACAACGTCTTTGACGGATATCCACACTGTTTTTTTACCGCGTTTGGCAAAATATGCCGATCAGCAGCAAGGTTTTGGCCTGTGGCAGGTGAGGCTAATTGAGACGGATGAGTTTTTAGGCTGGGTATTAGTAAGGCCAATGGATTTTTTTAGTGAGCACCCTCAATATCAAAACCTTGAGTTAGGTTGGCGATTTAAACAAGTGTTTTGGGGTAAAGGATATGCCTCAGAGGCTGCAAGTGCGGTACTTAATGCATTGGCTGTGCAACGTGGTATTAGCCAGTTTTCTGCCACTGCATTGGCTGAAAACTTGGGTTCGATTGCTGTGATGAAAAAGTTAGGTATGCAATGTGTAAAACACTACGTGCATCAAGACCAGTTTGGTGATCACCAAGCAGTTTATTACTCGGTGATCTTAGGTGACGCGAAATAA
- a CDS encoding NERD domain-containing protein encodes MRLIKFLLFMLILNQSFCLYAAPNKEAQCLLLNQQMNQFSYAPNSSPYKQAKRAYDRECKNLTNQAAQTTADQATVNSSAEVELSSKRNAEIEAQKLLEAQKQAALKKEQEELAQAQARIEQEELAQQTALKQAQLKESYEAEKQLKEQPKAEQAAVKQQAQTALKLAPVFVAEPVEQISLIDQLMLPSIIVLILIIIILVLLKWVRPRMSQFKQQASLLKEKTIQASQQLKEKAEQTRKPKSGRLRTKNQLDRDIYSSYKQLGVSLESGAESKIERVIVSSYGVFVVIFPSQQGAIFGTQAAAQWSEQINGETLPFENPLQSATRQTFALGRLLDLNEGIKTIVVFNDAVVFKSPMPENVIHRADMFDYIQSFKHFIYMDEQVEQYNEILTQQFNQQNTVPEPELPLYTAPVIVPAPEVLDDVIAPAEVEPTRNEGSDNFAEQTEAVVSDSEIRQELLANDSEVNSPHHASEQREELEPFISPAEFIEQIDGPSVENRFDKNTPQDIASSSLLNDEFDENESQFSQQSRNSDLFAKPRADYLPQFESENNLTNNNEVQDELIKHQDSDVAQKEDFSDSAQPLEKAPLDKTPSVLNTETDEDERHSIYMQNEPTNNAEQLDEVSAFLSSQVGEELARSKRSSYLAEPQFKEPVVREYKPDEPSVDDVIQKAQVEVTKDPVVEAVTPPETLISIEPEDQKAVNATPQKPAAVISNDDTSDSLEFKPLPIAKDLKPLVRNEPKGLYSPEENELQEKKYLFANLSLDPNWGVPNTPEPENTIEPENTIEPENTIELENTIEPENTIEPENTIELENTIEPENTIEPENTIEYAISDSDSEMDQILQQAISFCPQCLSTVVETKDSASGARIYTCSSHPLCDFSKTIP; translated from the coding sequence ATGCGATTAATTAAATTCTTGCTTTTCATGCTCATTTTAAACCAGAGCTTTTGCCTTTATGCCGCACCAAATAAAGAAGCCCAATGTTTGTTGTTAAACCAACAAATGAATCAGTTTAGTTACGCGCCTAATAGTTCGCCTTACAAACAAGCAAAACGTGCTTATGATCGAGAGTGTAAAAATTTAACTAATCAAGCAGCTCAAACCACTGCGGATCAAGCAACTGTAAACAGTAGTGCTGAAGTTGAGTTATCAAGTAAACGCAATGCAGAAATAGAAGCTCAAAAGTTACTTGAAGCACAAAAACAGGCCGCGTTAAAGAAAGAACAAGAAGAATTAGCGCAAGCTCAAGCTCGAATTGAACAAGAAGAGCTTGCTCAGCAAACAGCATTAAAACAAGCCCAGTTAAAAGAAAGCTATGAAGCCGAGAAGCAGCTAAAAGAACAGCCTAAAGCTGAGCAAGCCGCTGTTAAACAGCAGGCTCAAACTGCTTTAAAATTAGCTCCTGTTTTTGTGGCCGAGCCAGTTGAGCAAATCAGTTTAATTGATCAGTTAATGCTGCCCTCTATCATAGTATTGATTTTGATCATTATTATCTTGGTTTTACTTAAGTGGGTTAGACCCCGCATGTCACAATTCAAGCAGCAAGCAAGCCTTTTAAAAGAAAAAACCATTCAAGCTTCGCAGCAATTGAAAGAAAAAGCAGAACAAACCAGAAAGCCAAAATCAGGACGTCTACGTACGAAAAACCAGCTTGATCGAGATATCTATAGTTCATACAAGCAACTTGGAGTGTCACTTGAAAGTGGCGCTGAGAGTAAAATTGAACGGGTAATTGTTTCAAGCTATGGCGTATTTGTGGTGATATTTCCTTCTCAGCAAGGTGCTATTTTTGGCACGCAGGCTGCGGCGCAGTGGTCAGAACAAATTAATGGTGAAACTCTACCATTTGAAAATCCACTTCAATCTGCAACCAGACAAACCTTTGCTTTAGGCCGTTTACTTGATTTAAATGAAGGAATAAAAACCATTGTAGTATTTAACGATGCTGTGGTTTTTAAATCTCCAATGCCTGAAAATGTAATTCATCGTGCTGATATGTTTGATTATATCCAGAGTTTTAAACACTTTATTTATATGGATGAACAGGTTGAACAGTATAATGAGATATTAACTCAGCAGTTTAATCAGCAAAATACCGTACCAGAACCTGAGTTGCCGTTATATACCGCTCCAGTTATAGTTCCTGCGCCTGAAGTTTTGGACGATGTGATTGCACCTGCTGAGGTGGAGCCAACACGCAATGAGGGTTCAGATAACTTTGCCGAGCAGACCGAAGCGGTTGTGTCCGATTCAGAAATCCGCCAAGAGCTTTTAGCAAACGATTCTGAAGTTAATTCACCACACCATGCCAGTGAACAACGAGAAGAACTAGAGCCGTTTATCAGCCCAGCTGAATTTATTGAGCAGATAGATGGCCCCAGTGTTGAGAATCGATTTGATAAAAATACTCCACAAGATATTGCCTCATCCAGCCTTTTGAACGACGAATTCGATGAAAATGAAAGTCAATTTAGCCAGCAATCGCGTAATAGCGATTTATTTGCCAAGCCTAGAGCTGATTATTTACCGCAATTTGAGTCAGAAAATAACTTAACAAACAACAATGAAGTGCAAGATGAGCTTATTAAACATCAAGACAGTGATGTTGCTCAAAAAGAAGACTTTAGTGATTCTGCTCAGCCGTTAGAAAAAGCCCCTTTAGACAAAACGCCTTCAGTGTTAAATACTGAGACAGATGAAGATGAACGGCACTCAATTTATATGCAAAATGAACCTACAAACAATGCAGAACAACTAGATGAAGTTTCTGCATTTTTATCATCACAAGTGGGTGAAGAGCTTGCGCGGTCAAAACGCTCATCTTATCTTGCTGAGCCACAATTCAAAGAGCCTGTGGTAAGAGAATATAAACCTGATGAACCAAGTGTTGATGACGTGATACAAAAAGCCCAAGTTGAGGTTACCAAAGATCCCGTCGTTGAGGCTGTTACGCCACCTGAAACTCTAATCAGTATTGAGCCAGAAGACCAAAAAGCAGTAAATGCAACACCTCAAAAGCCCGCAGCAGTTATCAGTAATGATGATACGAGCGATAGTTTAGAATTTAAACCTTTACCAATAGCAAAAGATCTAAAACCTTTAGTGCGTAATGAACCAAAAGGTTTATATTCTCCCGAAGAAAATGAGCTGCAAGAGAAGAAATATTTATTCGCTAATCTATCGTTAGATCCAAATTGGGGTGTACCCAATACTCCAGAGCCAGAAAATACGATTGAGCCAGAAAATACGATTGAGCCAGAAAATACGATTGAGCTAGAAAATACGATTGAGCCAGAAAATACGATTGAGCCAGAAAATACGATTGAGCTAGAAAATACGATTGAGCCAGAAAATACGATTGAACCAGAAAATACGATTGAGTATGCAATAAGTGATAGTGATAGCGAAATGGATCAGATTCTTCAACAAGCAATTTCGTTCTGCCCACAGTGTTTATCAACTGTGGTTGAAACAAAAGACTCTGCTAGTGGCGCACGAATTTATACCTGTAGCTCTCATCCATTATGTGACTTCAGTAAAACTATTCCATAG
- a CDS encoding outer membrane protein — protein sequence MKQVLLTSVGSLLLTINSFSALGNSTQIEQTHTKEGRYFFNFAALTNHFEYENDDVRKKLPDKITSRLKDYQVTGNESDYINYSFAMGYYLQDNLALRFNYTADIEIDFLGDFDFLCFDCFVKDDKRDSYDIEMDMYEFDAIYYPYQYQDTWSVYVLGGLAVHKIDAKVYKSKGDTVPYIQTNVAQSTEVTLGGKLGFGLQYDFSPNWGVKLGYSYFSYMSIDKTYINWEYRL from the coding sequence ATGAAACAAGTGTTATTAACTAGTGTAGGTAGTTTACTCCTTACTATTAATAGTTTTAGCGCGTTAGGTAATAGTACTCAAATTGAACAAACACACACCAAGGAAGGTAGGTATTTTTTTAATTTTGCTGCACTGACAAATCACTTTGAGTATGAAAATGATGATGTTCGAAAAAAACTACCAGACAAAATAACCAGCCGATTAAAAGATTATCAGGTTACGGGTAACGAATCTGACTATATTAATTACAGTTTTGCTATGGGTTATTACCTCCAAGATAATTTAGCGTTGAGATTCAACTATACCGCTGACATTGAAATAGACTTTTTAGGTGATTTTGACTTTTTGTGTTTTGATTGCTTCGTAAAAGATGATAAGCGAGATAGTTACGATATCGAAATGGATATGTATGAGTTTGATGCTATTTATTATCCCTATCAATATCAAGATACTTGGTCTGTATATGTATTAGGCGGGCTAGCGGTTCATAAAATCGACGCAAAAGTATATAAGTCTAAGGGTGATACTGTCCCCTATATTCAGACCAATGTTGCTCAAAGTACAGAAGTGACTTTAGGTGGTAAACTTGGTTTTGGTCTGCAATATGACTTTAGCCCCAACTGGGGGGTGAAATTGGGCTACAGCTATTTTTCTTATATGTCGATTGATAAAACGTATATCAATTGGGAGTATCGTTTATAG